Proteins encoded within one genomic window of Halorussus salilacus:
- a CDS encoding CBS domain-containing protein — protein sequence MNVGEAMTPRSEVVTVGLPGTRDDVLEYLQERSFSSVPVVKETDEGEQFRGLISRDDLIENPDEDQLAILMREVPTTTQDATIEEVADLMVEEGTRRVPVVDGELEGIVTVTDVVRAIADGDADGDTELGELASRDVNTTYVEVPLTVAERELYYANLPYAVVLGEEGEMDGVLTEVDIIEVARVVEGEDDTGDSIADEDSDWKWESIKAVGKRYLPTRNVEIPAAPVGEFMTEDVVTVSRTKTAKEAARMMLRHDIEQIPLVSGDQLTGIVRDINLLEALR from the coding sequence ATGAACGTCGGCGAAGCCATGACGCCACGCTCGGAGGTCGTCACCGTGGGACTTCCGGGCACCCGCGACGACGTGCTCGAATACCTGCAGGAACGGTCGTTCTCCTCGGTCCCCGTGGTCAAGGAGACCGACGAGGGCGAACAGTTCCGCGGGCTCATCTCCCGAGACGACCTCATCGAGAACCCCGACGAGGACCAGCTCGCGATTCTGATGCGCGAGGTCCCGACCACGACTCAGGACGCGACCATCGAGGAGGTCGCCGACCTGATGGTCGAGGAGGGGACTCGGCGGGTTCCTGTGGTGGACGGCGAACTCGAAGGCATCGTCACCGTGACCGACGTGGTCCGGGCAATCGCCGACGGCGACGCCGATGGGGACACCGAACTCGGGGAGCTGGCGTCCCGCGACGTGAACACCACCTACGTCGAGGTGCCGCTGACGGTCGCCGAGCGCGAACTCTACTACGCGAACCTCCCCTACGCGGTCGTCCTCGGCGAGGAGGGAGAGATGGACGGCGTCCTCACCGAGGTCGACATCATCGAGGTCGCCAGGGTGGTCGAGGGCGAGGACGACACCGGCGACTCCATCGCCGACGAGGACTCCGACTGGAAGTGGGAGTCGATCAAGGCGGTCGGGAAGCGCTACCTCCCCACCCGGAACGTCGAGATTCCGGCCGCGCCGGTCGGCGAGTTCATGACCGAGGACGTTGTGACCGTCTCGCGGACCAAGACCGCGAAGGAGGCCGCCCGGATGATGCTGCGCCACGACATCGAGCAGATTCCGCTGGTCAGCGGCGACCAGCTCACCGGCATCGTCCGGGACATCAATCTGCTGGAGGCGCTCCGATGA
- a CDS encoding DUF7529 family protein, with amino-acid sequence MPETGAGDDEPDYAEQISASASVHKNAWQRTLDDMKAMADDLADEGWDVVTIGAGHTAPTNPDVGDSDRFGLVYVVPGNEAEEFERAFERGEFPKYRVFRNEMQGRVFIVTQLLDPESEQAILIAGNFEVRHAAGLVKNAIKEDEMYTHVQKLDKTHLGSFRHEDVEKFFPNPEKYTGYGVEFEVDSDGDDSE; translated from the coding sequence ATGCCAGAAACTGGGGCCGGGGACGACGAACCGGACTACGCCGAGCAGATATCGGCCAGCGCCAGCGTTCACAAGAACGCGTGGCAACGAACGCTCGACGACATGAAGGCGATGGCCGACGACCTCGCCGACGAGGGCTGGGACGTCGTCACCATCGGCGCAGGACACACCGCGCCGACGAACCCGGACGTGGGCGACAGCGACCGGTTCGGTCTGGTCTACGTCGTCCCGGGCAACGAGGCCGAGGAGTTCGAGCGCGCGTTCGAGCGCGGGGAGTTCCCGAAGTACCGGGTGTTCCGCAACGAGATGCAGGGCCGGGTCTTCATCGTGACCCAGCTGCTCGACCCCGAGAGCGAGCAGGCGATCCTCATCGCGGGTAACTTCGAGGTGCGCCACGCGGCCGGGCTCGTGAAGAACGCGATTAAGGAAGACGAGATGTACACCCACGTCCAGAAGCTCGACAAGACGCATTTGGGGTCGTTCCGCCACGAGGACGTGGAGAAGTTCTTCCCGAATCCGGAGAAGTACACGGGCTACGGCGTGGAGTTCGAGGTCGATTCGGACGGGGACGACTCGGAGTAG
- a CDS encoding DUF7555 family protein → MSSTASHRARQALDAVTYAIAVAAVVFVGGAAVGFAVGGGLVTAKFVMFVVGLLLFGYGTFQMRPDPPWGTESTEDGEIKVTRNEQSGTVVGGRGETRFQSVVQRIPPVSRYSLPPDERLSVAAKLFIASIAVLAWSFVMETVFGVGV, encoded by the coding sequence ATGTCCTCGACCGCCTCGCACCGCGCCCGGCAGGCCCTCGACGCCGTGACGTACGCCATCGCGGTCGCGGCGGTCGTGTTCGTCGGCGGCGCGGCGGTCGGCTTCGCGGTCGGCGGCGGGCTTGTGACCGCGAAGTTCGTGATGTTCGTGGTCGGCCTCCTGCTGTTCGGCTACGGGACGTTCCAGATGCGGCCCGACCCGCCGTGGGGAACCGAAAGCACCGAGGACGGCGAGATAAAGGTGACCCGCAACGAGCAGTCGGGGACGGTCGTCGGCGGACGAGGCGAGACCCGATTCCAGTCGGTCGTCCAGCGGATTCCGCCGGTGTCGCGGTACTCGCTCCCGCCCGACGAGCGGCTGTCGGTGGCCGCGAAGCTGTTCATCGCGAGTATCGCGGTGCTGGCGTGGTCGTTCGTGATGGAGACGGTGTTCGGCGTAGGCGTCTGA